In Caballeronia sp. Lep1P3, a single genomic region encodes these proteins:
- a CDS encoding lysylphosphatidylglycerol synthase domain-containing protein: MTALLTLFKWLRWPAVLALLAALASRASVSGSLSLIREAGPMLLLLVPLHALPLLLDARAWQLLLDGRIGLSVLWRIAVVREAVGRLLPVAGVAGEVVGIRLAMRHLPDASKASASVVVEVLVTIAVQFALTMLGLTLLLAHAGKVSSLTSVIGWALVISLPIGIAAFALAHKGAPFRRLESIARSWLGPAAKRGFRIDGARVDCEVRALLRRPRLCLGAFAWQFAGYVLGALEIELAMQLLGHPISINGAVAVEALVQAVRNAAFVAPAGLGVQEVAIVTLSAAFGIDGESALSLALIKRMREVIWAGIGMAVLRIEERITMATRATNCEFVERE, translated from the coding sequence GTGACGGCCTTGCTGACCTTGTTCAAGTGGCTCCGCTGGCCCGCGGTGCTTGCACTGCTCGCCGCACTCGCATCGCGCGCGAGCGTGTCAGGTTCCTTGTCGCTCATTCGAGAAGCCGGGCCGATGCTGCTCTTGCTCGTGCCGCTGCACGCGTTGCCGTTGTTACTCGATGCGCGCGCGTGGCAATTGCTTCTCGACGGGCGCATAGGACTGAGCGTTCTTTGGCGGATCGCTGTCGTGCGCGAAGCGGTCGGGCGCCTGCTGCCAGTCGCGGGCGTAGCGGGAGAAGTCGTCGGCATTCGTCTCGCGATGCGGCATCTTCCGGACGCGAGCAAGGCAAGCGCCTCGGTCGTCGTCGAAGTGCTGGTGACGATAGCCGTCCAGTTTGCGCTGACGATGCTCGGACTCACGCTGCTGCTCGCGCACGCCGGCAAGGTGAGCAGTCTGACATCCGTCATCGGCTGGGCTTTGGTGATCTCGCTGCCCATAGGGATTGCCGCGTTTGCGTTAGCGCACAAAGGCGCGCCATTTCGACGGCTCGAATCGATCGCGCGGAGTTGGTTAGGGCCTGCCGCCAAGCGGGGCTTTCGCATCGATGGGGCGCGCGTCGATTGCGAAGTGCGCGCATTGCTGCGGCGTCCGCGACTTTGCCTTGGCGCCTTTGCATGGCAATTCGCGGGCTATGTTCTTGGCGCGTTGGAGATCGAATTAGCGATGCAGTTGCTCGGACATCCCATATCGATTAACGGCGCGGTTGCTGTCGAAGCGCTCGTGCAGGCGGTCCGCAACGCTGCGTTCGTCGCGCCCGCGGGTCTTGGGGTGCAGGAGGTGGCGATCGTTACGCTTTCGGCTGCGTTCGGTATTGATGGTGAAAGTGCGCTGTCGCTCGCGTTAATCAAACGCATGCGCGAAGTGATATGGGCGGGCATTGGAATGGCTGTTTTGCGCATAGAAGAGAGAATCACGATGGCGACGCGTGCAACGAACTGCGAGTTCGTCGAGCGTGAGTAG
- the hpnK gene encoding hopanoid biosynthesis-associated protein HpnK, with amino-acid sequence MQALIVTADDFGLHARVNDAVALAHQRGILTCASLMVSAPAASEAVDIARRLPGLRVGLHLTLTDGFSTLARETIPHLTDNEGRFEGTMFGNGVRFFMLPHVRRQLAHEIEAQFEAFSRTGLALDHVNTHKHFHLHPTVLDLIVNIGPRFGMRAMRLPRDVSGSLWLAPWIALVRARLARAGIAHNDWVAGLAATGSMNESAMLATLARAPQGVLELYCHPATEGELPITPAMRGYRHADELAALCSPRIAQALASMNVKCGGFGDVFPAAAGACKEARLVS; translated from the coding sequence CGATGCGGTGGCGCTCGCTCATCAACGCGGAATACTGACGTGCGCGAGCCTCATGGTAAGCGCGCCAGCGGCCAGCGAAGCCGTCGATATTGCGCGCCGATTGCCAGGCTTGCGCGTGGGCTTGCATCTCACGCTGACGGATGGCTTCTCGACGCTTGCGCGTGAAACGATTCCTCATCTCACCGATAACGAAGGCCGTTTCGAGGGAACGATGTTCGGCAACGGCGTTCGCTTCTTCATGCTGCCGCATGTGCGCCGGCAGCTTGCGCATGAAATCGAGGCGCAATTCGAAGCGTTTTCGCGGACCGGCCTTGCGCTCGATCACGTCAATACGCACAAGCATTTTCATCTGCATCCGACGGTGCTTGACCTCATAGTGAATATCGGCCCGAGGTTCGGTATGCGCGCCATGCGTTTGCCACGCGACGTCAGTGGCTCGCTATGGCTCGCGCCATGGATCGCTTTAGTAAGGGCACGTCTTGCGCGCGCGGGCATCGCGCATAACGATTGGGTGGCGGGCCTTGCCGCCACGGGCAGCATGAATGAGTCGGCCATGCTCGCGACGCTCGCGCGTGCGCCGCAAGGCGTGCTGGAACTCTATTGCCATCCCGCGACAGAAGGCGAATTGCCGATCACGCCGGCGATGCGCGGCTATCGGCATGCGGACGAACTCGCCGCGCTCTGCTCGCCGCGCATCGCGCAAGCGCTTGCGTCGATGAACGTGAAGTGCGGCGGTTTCGGCGATGTCTTTCCGGCAGCAGCCGGCGCTTGCAAAGAGGCGAGGCTCGTCTCGTGA